The proteins below come from a single uncultured Carboxylicivirga sp. genomic window:
- a CDS encoding 4Fe-4S binding protein → MKEDNNKKSPIERRKFLQMLGKVAAGGSILFVAGKLTSRLNQEEAGYYWQIDPEKCTQCGRCETHCVLNVSAVKCFHANKVCGYCDLCGGYYRSNVKELNTAAENLKCPTGAIQRKFVEDPYFEYTIDESLCNGCGKCVKGCTSFGNGSLYLQIKRDLCVDCNECQIAKVCPSKAITRVPIAMAYNLKDE, encoded by the coding sequence ATGAAGGAAGATAACAATAAAAAAAGTCCGATAGAGAGACGGAAATTTCTGCAAATGCTGGGTAAGGTGGCTGCAGGAGGTTCAATTCTTTTTGTTGCAGGCAAATTAACATCTCGGCTTAATCAGGAAGAAGCCGGTTATTATTGGCAAATCGATCCTGAAAAATGTACGCAATGTGGACGTTGCGAAACACATTGTGTATTGAATGTTTCGGCTGTCAAGTGTTTTCATGCCAATAAAGTTTGCGGGTATTGCGATTTATGCGGTGGCTACTACCGATCGAATGTGAAAGAGTTGAACACAGCTGCAGAGAACTTGAAGTGCCCTACCGGAGCCATTCAGCGCAAGTTTGTGGAAGATCCTTACTTTGAATATACCATTGACGAAAGCTTGTGCAACGGATGCGGTAAGTGTGTAAAAGGCTGTACTTCATTCGGCAACGGTTCTCTTTACCTTCAAATTAAAAGAGACTTGTGCGTTGACTGTAACGAGTGTCAAATTGCCAAAGTTTGTCCGTCGAAGGCAATTACCAGAGTACCAATCGCAATGGCCTATAACCTGAAAGATGAATAA
- a CDS encoding 4Fe-4S binding protein, whose translation MKKILLIISSLLMQMAAFAQNRFPKPDFESGYQYPDINYAVPNESLWLFVDIAFLVLLMSFVSWAVIKKQTRKPIIWVSVISVAYFGFFRSGCVCSIGSIQNVALSLADSSYILPVSVLLFFILPIIFAFLFGRVFCAGVCPFGALQELVNIKNYRLSKALTTALSVIPWIYLIFAILYAVTRSSFIICKFDPFIGIFRFGGDFGLILFGVLLLITSIFTERPFCRFICPYGALLSLFSRVSIFKVQITKQQCINCELCHNACPVDAIKPPYDNKVKENRLSGVKRILNYFIILPILIVAGSVLMRYFSSDISRAHYDVRLYDMIQQQEENPQNIMPLEVEAFYGEGKTVDELHTNVEKIKADFKFYSTIAGGFIGLVIGILLISLSTKRTRKLYEIEHADCVACGKCFDYCPQNKFDVKTAKLSI comes from the coding sequence ATGAAAAAGATACTACTTATAATTAGTTCCTTATTAATGCAAATGGCAGCCTTTGCACAAAACAGGTTTCCCAAACCCGATTTTGAGTCAGGCTATCAATATCCCGATATAAACTACGCTGTGCCCAATGAATCATTATGGCTGTTTGTAGATATCGCCTTTTTAGTATTGCTCATGAGCTTTGTATCGTGGGCAGTAATTAAAAAACAAACCCGCAAACCCATTATTTGGGTGTCGGTCATTTCAGTTGCCTACTTTGGCTTTTTCCGAAGCGGTTGCGTATGCAGCATCGGATCCATACAAAATGTAGCCTTGTCGCTGGCTGATTCAAGTTACATATTACCAGTATCAGTCCTGCTCTTTTTCATCCTGCCTATCATCTTTGCTTTTTTGTTTGGACGAGTATTTTGTGCCGGGGTATGTCCTTTCGGAGCTTTACAGGAATTGGTAAACATCAAAAACTACAGACTCTCAAAAGCATTAACAACGGCATTAAGTGTCATCCCATGGATTTACCTCATCTTTGCCATATTATATGCCGTAACCCGCAGTTCTTTTATCATCTGTAAGTTCGATCCGTTTATTGGCATATTCCGTTTTGGTGGCGATTTCGGCTTAATCTTATTTGGTGTCTTACTTTTAATCACATCAATTTTTACCGAACGTCCATTCTGCCGTTTTATTTGCCCTTATGGAGCACTCTTAAGTTTATTTTCACGTGTTTCCATCTTTAAAGTGCAAATCACCAAGCAACAATGTATCAATTGTGAATTATGCCATAATGCTTGTCCGGTTGATGCAATCAAACCACCCTACGATAATAAGGTGAAAGAAAATCGTTTATCGGGTGTCAAAAGGATATTGAACTACTTTATCATTCTTCCGATTCTGATTGTTGCCGGCTCTGTTTTGATGCGCTATTTTAGTTCTGATATAAGTCGTGCGCATTACGATGTTAGATTATACGATATGATTCAGCAACAGGAGGAAAATCCTCAAAACATTATGCCTCTTGAAGTAGAAGCTTTTTATGGTGAAGGAAAAACGGTGGATGAGTTACATACCAATGTAGAAAAGATAAAAGCTGATTTCAAGTTCTACTCGACCATTGCAGGTGGCTTTATCGGGTTGGTAATCGGTATACTGTTAATCAGTTTATCGACCAAACGAACGCGTAAGCTTTATGAGATTGAACATGCCGACTGTGTGGCTTGCGGAAAATGCTTCGACTACTGTCCGCAAAACAAATTTGATGTAAAAACCGCAAAACTATCAATATAA
- a CDS encoding PQQ-binding-like beta-propeller repeat protein has product MKKVIFRNITLVSAIFIVTFSIMLITNYFQVRQSSPLQTEIIESLKELNIQNSGNTELQAQIRQLDLMARKAYFVSMDHLITGVYILIGMLLVFIVSIRLYFTNYKDIPEKELDPIDEWVIKTQARKYVGFTATGMAAIALLFVVLSTPFLKDNTDKPKEEPLQASLVAQETTTAEPQQEAVVETIDQSEPEEETIETPEPAVVETEEPTISEKPEVKEDVKQETVPEKVEEVAAEPAKEEPKAVVAPVNTSNFNAFRGNNSNGLSDAKNVPTKWDLVAGTNIAWKTAIPLKGHNSPVVNGDKVFFTGADQDNRILFCYSLNDGKSLWQLKAENIPGSPAAAPKTTDDTGLAAPTVATNGKQVCAIFGTGDLICADMNGNKLWAKNIGVPDNHYGYASSLLTYNNLLIIQYDNSNESKVIALDMATGNEKWSTARQEKITWSSPVLAKVGAKEQVVLMGNPAMAAYDPDNGKQLWREEFLSGEVGASACSANGIIYGASEYASLTAINGADGSVLWNASDYLPEVASPVATASNVYVATSYGIVVSYDAKTGELKKEQEFDGEFYSSPIIAEGKIFLFSTDGIMHIFSADDEFNLLDSFETGEKVFATPAFINDKIVVRTEESIYCVTTK; this is encoded by the coding sequence ATGAAGAAAGTCATTTTCAGAAATATAACTCTGGTATCAGCCATATTCATTGTTACTTTTTCAATAATGCTGATTACCAATTATTTTCAGGTTAGGCAATCGTCGCCTTTGCAAACCGAAATTATTGAATCACTAAAGGAACTGAATATTCAGAATTCAGGGAATACTGAATTACAAGCTCAGATTCGTCAATTGGATTTGATGGCGCGAAAAGCCTATTTCGTAAGTATGGATCATCTGATTACAGGTGTTTATATTCTTATTGGAATGCTGTTGGTATTCATTGTTTCCATTCGTTTGTATTTCACTAATTATAAAGATATCCCTGAAAAGGAATTAGATCCGATTGATGAATGGGTGATTAAAACACAGGCTCGAAAATATGTTGGATTTACAGCTACCGGAATGGCTGCCATCGCCTTGCTTTTTGTTGTGTTAAGCACTCCTTTCTTGAAAGACAATACAGACAAACCCAAGGAAGAGCCTTTGCAAGCTTCGTTAGTAGCGCAGGAAACAACTACCGCCGAACCTCAACAGGAAGCGGTTGTAGAAACAATTGACCAATCTGAACCGGAGGAAGAAACTATCGAGACTCCGGAGCCTGCTGTTGTTGAAACAGAAGAGCCAACTATATCAGAGAAACCAGAAGTCAAGGAAGATGTTAAACAAGAAACAGTTCCTGAAAAAGTTGAAGAAGTTGCTGCAGAACCTGCCAAAGAGGAACCTAAAGCAGTGGTTGCACCGGTTAATACCAGCAATTTTAATGCTTTCAGAGGAAATAATTCCAATGGATTATCGGATGCAAAAAATGTTCCTACAAAATGGGACTTAGTAGCAGGCACTAATATCGCCTGGAAAACTGCTATCCCACTCAAAGGACATAATTCACCGGTAGTGAATGGTGACAAAGTGTTTTTTACCGGAGCCGATCAGGATAATCGCATTCTTTTCTGCTATAGCCTAAATGATGGTAAAAGCTTATGGCAGTTAAAGGCTGAAAACATTCCTGGTTCACCGGCTGCTGCACCCAAAACAACTGATGACACAGGCTTGGCAGCACCAACCGTTGCTACCAATGGCAAACAAGTGTGTGCTATTTTCGGAACTGGTGATTTGATATGCGCGGATATGAATGGAAATAAGCTTTGGGCTAAAAATATAGGAGTACCCGATAATCATTACGGATATGCTTCTTCTCTCCTAACCTATAATAACTTGTTAATCATCCAATACGATAATTCCAATGAATCGAAAGTTATTGCTTTGGACATGGCCACCGGAAACGAAAAATGGTCAACAGCCCGCCAAGAAAAGATTACCTGGAGTTCTCCTGTTTTGGCTAAGGTTGGAGCAAAAGAACAAGTGGTGTTAATGGGTAACCCGGCTATGGCGGCATATGATCCCGACAATGGAAAACAACTCTGGAGAGAGGAATTTCTTTCGGGAGAAGTGGGTGCCAGCGCCTGTAGTGCCAATGGCATCATATACGGAGCCAGCGAATATGCTTCTCTGACAGCCATCAACGGAGCTGACGGAAGCGTGCTTTGGAATGCCAGCGACTATCTGCCTGAAGTAGCCAGCCCTGTGGCAACCGCCAGCAATGTGTATGTAGCTACCAGTTATGGCATTGTAGTTTCTTATGATGCCAAAACAGGCGAATTGAAAAAAGAACAGGAGTTTGACGGTGAGTTTTACTCTTCACCCATTATAGCTGAAGGAAAGATTTTCCTTTTCAGCACCGATGGAATCATGCATATTTTCTCAGCTGATGATGAATTTAACTTGCTGGATTCATTTGAAACGGGTGAAAAAGTATTTGCTACTCCAGCTTTTATCAATGATAAAATTGTGGTTCGAACCGAAGAAAGTATTTACTGTGTAACAACGAAATAA
- a CDS encoding NAD(P)H-dependent oxidoreductase subunit E, which produces MACNCENNDKETLESTISKVDAIIERIGTQRSTIIPLLQALQEEFSYLPADAINRVYEKTEIDRAQLISVSTFYSQFRHIPYGKHLIKVCAGTACHVKGANNVYDSLRRELKIEDKSVTTEDQNFSIEKVACLGCCTLAPVVQIDDKIYGHVLPGKVNEVIDDFLEQENQEEKEEAKKSKTRVPGEIRLGMGSCCQASGSTDIYKQLQQTSDELGIDVSIKSVGCVGVCNKVPLIDVVDENSEITRYPNVKPEEIKEILHHHFKPGSFFKRVKNKLFNEIDTYHTDQTWDNVIWKPENERTGVINTFLAEQKHIATEGYGYLAPLNLDEYIGFGGFEALKKSLSEYEPNQVVQTILQSGLRGRGGGGFPTGRKWELVAASDQTDKYIICNGDEGDPGAFMDRMILESYPFRVIEGMIIAGYATGANKGVFYIRAEYPLAVKRIRTALQLCKERNLLGENINGSSFSFDIEIFEGAGAFVCGEETALIGSIEGERGFPKQRPPYPAVAGLNGKPTLVNNVESLSQISFIINKGQQEYQNIGTPNSKGTKVFALAGKIRNGGLIEVPMGITLNQIIEDIGGGVEGGQKLKAVQIGGPSGGCIPANLCDVKVDFDAFNQMGAMMGSGGLVVLSDNDCMVDMARYFLSFTCEESCGKCTFCRVGIRRMLDILDRLCTGKAVMEDIDKLEELANNVKKSSLCGLGKTAPNPVLTTLKYFRHEYEEHVNGLCKTGTCKDLITYTVTIDCIGCTKCAKACPVDAIPYTPYELHTIDTDLCVKCGLCIDECSYDAIKKVPLKDSVLTE; this is translated from the coding sequence ATGGCCTGTAATTGCGAAAATAACGATAAAGAAACCCTTGAGTCGACAATTAGCAAGGTAGATGCAATTATCGAACGGATCGGTACTCAACGTAGTACTATCATTCCTCTTTTGCAGGCTTTGCAGGAGGAATTCAGCTACCTTCCGGCCGATGCCATCAACCGGGTTTATGAAAAAACGGAGATCGACCGTGCTCAGCTCATTAGTGTGTCTACGTTTTATTCTCAGTTCCGACATATCCCTTATGGCAAGCATCTGATAAAAGTGTGTGCCGGAACTGCCTGTCACGTTAAGGGTGCAAATAATGTGTACGATTCCTTGCGCAGGGAACTGAAGATAGAAGATAAAAGTGTCACTACTGAAGATCAGAATTTCTCAATAGAGAAAGTAGCTTGTCTGGGTTGTTGTACTCTGGCTCCGGTTGTTCAGATTGATGACAAAATATACGGTCATGTGCTTCCGGGAAAAGTAAATGAGGTGATTGATGATTTTCTGGAACAAGAAAACCAGGAAGAGAAAGAAGAAGCCAAGAAATCGAAGACGCGTGTTCCGGGTGAGATTCGCCTGGGTATGGGATCGTGCTGTCAGGCCAGCGGATCAACGGATATTTACAAACAGTTGCAACAAACTTCCGATGAATTGGGAATTGATGTCTCTATCAAATCAGTTGGATGTGTGGGGGTTTGCAATAAAGTTCCTTTGATTGATGTGGTGGATGAAAATTCCGAAATCACCCGCTATCCCAATGTAAAACCAGAAGAAATAAAGGAGATTCTGCATCATCATTTTAAACCCGGTAGTTTCTTTAAGAGAGTTAAAAACAAACTTTTCAACGAAATAGATACCTATCACACCGACCAAACCTGGGACAATGTGATATGGAAGCCTGAAAATGAGCGCACCGGTGTGATCAACACTTTTCTTGCGGAACAAAAACACATTGCAACTGAAGGATATGGTTATCTGGCACCATTAAACCTGGACGAATATATCGGTTTTGGTGGATTTGAAGCTTTGAAAAAATCACTTTCAGAATATGAACCCAACCAGGTAGTTCAAACCATTTTACAAAGTGGATTACGCGGACGTGGCGGTGGTGGATTCCCAACAGGTAGGAAATGGGAGTTGGTAGCAGCTTCTGACCAAACAGATAAATACATTATTTGTAATGGTGATGAAGGTGATCCGGGTGCTTTTATGGATCGTATGATTCTGGAATCCTATCCTTTCCGTGTCATTGAAGGAATGATCATTGCCGGTTATGCAACGGGTGCTAACAAAGGAGTTTTCTACATTCGTGCGGAATATCCCCTGGCTGTAAAACGAATCAGAACAGCGCTTCAGCTTTGCAAAGAAAGAAATCTGCTGGGTGAGAATATCAACGGCAGTAGTTTCTCTTTCGATATCGAAATATTTGAAGGTGCCGGCGCCTTTGTATGTGGCGAAGAAACAGCTCTGATCGGTTCCATCGAAGGAGAGCGTGGTTTTCCAAAGCAGCGTCCTCCCTATCCGGCTGTGGCAGGCTTGAATGGCAAACCAACACTGGTGAATAATGTAGAGTCATTGAGCCAGATTTCGTTTATCATCAATAAAGGACAACAGGAATATCAAAACATTGGAACCCCAAATAGTAAAGGAACCAAGGTGTTTGCCCTTGCTGGAAAAATCAGAAACGGAGGTTTGATTGAAGTACCCATGGGAATCACTCTAAACCAGATTATTGAAGATATTGGAGGCGGTGTTGAAGGTGGTCAGAAACTAAAAGCAGTTCAGATTGGAGGCCCTTCAGGCGGATGTATCCCGGCCAATTTATGCGATGTAAAGGTTGACTTTGACGCTTTCAATCAAATGGGCGCCATGATGGGATCCGGTGGTTTGGTCGTATTGAGCGATAACGACTGCATGGTTGATATGGCTCGTTACTTCCTGAGTTTTACCTGCGAAGAATCATGTGGCAAATGTACTTTCTGCCGTGTGGGAATACGTCGTATGCTGGATATCCTCGATCGTCTTTGTACAGGAAAAGCTGTAATGGAAGACATCGACAAATTAGAAGAACTGGCTAACAATGTAAAGAAATCATCCCTTTGCGGATTAGGAAAAACCGCCCCTAACCCGGTTCTGACTACCTTAAAATATTTCAGACATGAGTACGAGGAACATGTAAACGGACTTTGTAAAACAGGAACCTGCAAAGATCTGATTACATACACTGTTACCATCGATTGCATTGGGTGTACCAAATGTGCAAAGGCCTGTCCGGTTGATGCGATACCCTATACTCCTTATGAGCTTCATACCATCGATACAGACTTATGTGTAAAATGCGGTTTATGCATCGATGAATGTAGTTATGATGCCATTAAAAAGGTGCCGTTGAAAGATTCGGTTCTTACGGAATAA
- a CDS encoding 2Fe-2S iron-sulfur cluster-binding protein produces the protein MKIILNDKEITVQDGDTILQVAKQNGYTIPSLCYADNAKHKSSCMVCAVKNRQNGQIIPSCSTLVTEGMQIDTESDEVKNIRTLSLELLLSDHRADCEAPCSIVCPHGLDVEQMLFYYDEEDYPSAFAQIDKAFKLPDIACDNCKAPCEKACRRSTVDTAVAIREIIHEVVNHNNTNQTTVSTDNKAINKKLFQSKLGKFSNEEKERLQKTVHTKSRCLHCACSGKADCKLREYSSDAGIKRSRYGVSSSLPVMHKEHVNGDLWFEQSKCIRCGLCVYNSSNGFTFKDRGFGMEVIIPEENKANVTDKLADLCPTGALYLKHKKG, from the coding sequence ATGAAGATAATATTAAACGATAAAGAGATAACAGTTCAAGACGGTGATACCATTTTGCAGGTTGCAAAACAGAATGGCTATACCATCCCTTCACTGTGTTATGCCGATAATGCCAAACATAAATCATCGTGCATGGTTTGTGCGGTTAAGAACCGGCAAAACGGGCAGATAATTCCGTCGTGCTCTACTTTGGTAACCGAAGGAATGCAGATTGATACCGAAAGTGATGAAGTCAAAAATATTCGCACCTTATCTCTTGAATTGTTGCTTAGCGATCATAGGGCTGATTGTGAAGCTCCTTGTTCAATTGTTTGTCCGCACGGACTGGATGTTGAACAAATGCTATTTTATTACGATGAAGAGGATTACCCTTCTGCCTTTGCACAAATCGATAAAGCATTTAAGCTTCCTGATATAGCTTGCGATAATTGCAAAGCACCGTGTGAAAAGGCTTGCCGAAGAAGCACAGTTGATACAGCTGTTGCTATCCGTGAGATTATTCATGAAGTTGTTAACCACAACAACACCAATCAAACAACAGTTTCAACTGACAATAAAGCTATTAACAAAAAGCTCTTTCAATCGAAACTTGGTAAGTTTTCAAACGAGGAAAAAGAACGTTTACAAAAAACAGTTCATACAAAATCAAGATGCCTGCATTGTGCCTGTTCAGGTAAAGCTGACTGTAAGCTGAGGGAATATTCAAGCGATGCTGGAATAAAACGATCTCGTTACGGAGTTTCTTCATCGCTACCGGTTATGCACAAAGAGCATGTAAACGGTGATTTGTGGTTTGAGCAGTCTAAATGTATTCGCTGTGGATTATGCGTTTACAACTCAAGCAATGGCTTTACATTTAAAGATAGGGGTTTCGGGATGGAAGTGATAATACCAGAAGAAAACAAAGCCAATGTCACAGATAAACTGGCGGATTTATGTCCGACCGGAGCATTGTATTTAAAGCACAAGAAAGGTTAA
- a CDS encoding PQQ-binding-like beta-propeller repeat protein, producing the protein MKFKIHLFYLAAITAALMSACNLTSSSRMKDGELDWRLYRGNPSLSGYSSKKLPDNPVLLWSYKTGVRTVSSPTIENGTTYWCNKRGKIYGVNLKGELSFEYDLKTAVEATPMIFDSTLYIGRIDGVMTAISLSKKDTLWNYATMGQISASPNLGMIQNQEAIVFGSYDNFFYCIDLLTGKEINRFESGYYINGAGAICKNSVLFGGCDAYLRVIDCDTGTPTDSLLLDAYIPSSPAIMGNFCYVADYSGTIYEVQLEKGKIIRSRKLIEPDDKNGAMISVPALDSDLMYYLTDDQYLCAIDRKNRNQKWKFLLKGNVGESSPLVCNDQLIVCTKTGIITIHDAATGKQLWEYDTGEQIVGSPAIIDNHFMILTAKGTLFCFGKTK; encoded by the coding sequence ATGAAATTCAAAATACATCTGTTTTATTTAGCGGCCATCACAGCAGCATTGATGTCAGCCTGTAATTTAACTTCCTCTTCGCGCATGAAAGACGGTGAATTAGACTGGCGCCTCTATCGTGGAAATCCTTCGTTAAGCGGCTATTCATCAAAAAAACTACCTGACAATCCGGTGCTATTATGGTCTTACAAAACCGGTGTAAGAACGGTTTCATCACCCACCATCGAAAATGGTACAACCTATTGGTGTAACAAGCGCGGTAAGATTTACGGCGTCAATCTAAAAGGGGAACTGAGCTTCGAATATGATCTAAAAACCGCAGTTGAGGCCACTCCTATGATCTTTGATTCAACCCTATACATTGGTCGCATTGACGGTGTTATGACAGCCATATCACTTTCGAAAAAAGATACACTCTGGAATTATGCAACCATGGGACAAATTTCAGCATCTCCCAATCTGGGAATGATTCAAAATCAGGAAGCCATTGTGTTTGGTAGCTACGACAACTTTTTCTATTGTATTGATCTGCTTACAGGTAAAGAAATCAATCGCTTTGAATCGGGCTACTACATTAACGGAGCAGGAGCTATCTGTAAAAACAGTGTTTTGTTTGGTGGTTGCGACGCCTACTTAAGAGTGATTGATTGTGATACCGGTACTCCGACTGATTCTCTTCTGTTGGATGCATATATTCCTTCATCGCCTGCGATAATGGGCAATTTCTGTTACGTGGCAGATTATTCAGGAACCATTTATGAAGTTCAGCTTGAAAAAGGAAAGATTATTCGGTCCAGAAAACTAATAGAACCAGATGATAAGAACGGAGCCATGATTTCGGTGCCTGCCTTAGATTCTGATTTGATGTATTACCTGACTGATGACCAATATTTATGCGCCATCGATCGTAAAAACAGAAATCAAAAATGGAAGTTTCTGCTCAAAGGAAATGTGGGCGAAAGTTCGCCGCTGGTTTGTAACGATCAATTGATTGTATGTACCAAAACAGGTATTATTACCATACATGATGCGGCAACAGGAAAACAACTTTGGGAATACGACACAGGAGAACAAATTGTAGGCTCGCCTGCCATTATCGATAATCATTTTATGATTCTAACGGCAAAAGGAACACTCTTTTGCTTTGGCAAAACAAAATAA
- a CDS encoding ABC transporter ATP-binding protein has product MTILKLSNIQKSFKDGENRINHVLKGIDLKVDQGEFVSITGASGSGKTTLLSILGALLPPDEGSYILNDQEITTSSATIASIRNKQIGFVFQNHRLMPQYTALENILMPVLASKNSTNSEDEAYAKQLMELTQISKIANQYPGTLSGGEASRVTVCRALIMKPHLLLADEPTGQLDRENAKNIASLLSEVNKSLGTTILMVTHSDEIAQTANKTLTLQDGKLQ; this is encoded by the coding sequence ATGACAATTCTTAAATTATCAAATATACAGAAGAGCTTCAAAGACGGTGAGAATCGTATAAATCATGTTCTTAAGGGAATAGACTTAAAGGTTGATCAAGGTGAATTTGTATCCATCACGGGAGCTTCGGGCTCAGGCAAAACCACTTTATTATCCATTTTGGGAGCCTTGCTTCCACCCGACGAAGGCAGCTATATCTTAAATGATCAGGAAATAACAACCTCTTCTGCTACCATTGCTTCTATCCGTAACAAGCAAATCGGATTTGTTTTTCAAAATCATCGATTAATGCCTCAATACACAGCATTGGAGAATATTTTAATGCCTGTTTTAGCATCAAAAAACAGCACAAATTCTGAAGATGAAGCGTATGCGAAACAATTAATGGAATTGACGCAAATATCTAAAATAGCCAACCAATATCCGGGCACTTTATCAGGTGGGGAAGCCAGCCGAGTTACGGTATGCAGAGCTTTGATAATGAAACCGCATTTATTATTGGCCGATGAACCAACGGGTCAGCTGGACAGAGAAAACGCAAAAAACATTGCATCCTTGCTTTCCGAGGTAAATAAAAGTCTGGGTACAACCATCCTAATGGTCACACACTCCGATGAAATTGCACAAACAGCAAACAAAACACTCACCCTTCAAGACGGTAAATTACAGTGA